The genome window ATGTGCCTATAGACGAGTGTATCAGTATGTGCCTATAGACGAGTGTATCAGTATGTGCCTATAGACGAGTGTATCAGTATGTGCCTATAGACGAGTGTATCAGTATGTGCCTATAGACGAGTGTATCAGTATGTGCCTATAGACGAGTATCAGTATGTGCCTATAGACGAGTGTATCAGTATGTGCCTATAGACGAGTGTATCAGTATGTGCCTATAGATGAGTGTATCAGTATGTGCCTATAGACGAGTGTATCAGCCTAAAAAGTGGACTAATTACCAGAAAACACAGCGCTCTTGCTAATCTATAGTAGATGGACAACCGTGTTCAATAAGGAAGGTCAGGGGATACTTTCCGAGGTACCCGAGAACTTGCCACTGAAACACACTCCACATCTTCCTCATGCTGTTCTGACTGGTCCTCGTGGAACTGGAGgctgcaaagaaagaaagactGACTCGTACTACTGCtgaattatgtataattacagTTTTCAGGTTTCTTTGAATGTCAGCTTCAACAATTTAACGTAAAACATTTTAcaaagatataattatgcacgcaCATCTTTGGATTACAAAAGTTATAAGGGTGAGGTCAAAACGATAATAAGTCACGCAATGATAAAGAATATAGCTACATGAGTCAGTAAAGCAGCTACATATGTACCTGCACAAAAAATGCTCTTATATTTCAGTTAATATTTCTTCTTCTGTATGGCTTCAAGCTCCTTGGTGATAGCCACCCAACGATCTCGTTTATCACTCTGCTCTTGAGACATGGACATCAATTCACTGGCCATATTCCTAGCTGCTTGGTCCTCCATTGAGGCTTGGGTCCGACGTCCTCCTCTGGCCAGCTGTGCTCGACCAAATGGATATGTTCTGAcactctgacctctgaccctacTCTGTTGAGCAGCAGCTGTAGAAACATACATAGATAATAGGGAACTATTGCATACCAGTTAAAAGCGCAAACAAacaccaaaattaatggtgacATAAAAGGAGGACAGCTAATTTACGTTATTCAAGGCATGTACTTACATGGAGTGCAAGTGGGCGGTGGTTCCGGCACATCGCTACAGCAGTCATTAAATAACGCACACCCTGAATCACAGTAGCATGGTGGGTTCCCGTTCCTACCAGATACATAGCAACCGGCCGGTTCCTCTCCATTTTGGTCAACCCAAGAGCAGCAACCTTGAGACAAACCAGCTAGCTGACAGGTGGGAGCTACGATTAAAGTTGGGTtgccataaattatatactcCACTGTCATGTGACATGCAAATGTACACTTACGGACACATCCAATATCCTCACAGCAGTCATCATTAGTAGTGATGCAGCTCGGATGACATGAGCAGCGTGGATTGGGGGATTCCCCAAGCAATGGAGAACCGATGCTAGGTGCGCATCCAGTGCCAGGGAATGCAATCATGCAAGAAAAAACTGTACAGTGCATTGTGGAAGAGATGAAAGTTCTGACAATAAAACTAGATATTCAGATACCGTTACACTGCGGTGATATCGTTCCACTCCATCCACTAGACCCTTGGCACACTCTCTTTTCCAGACCATTAAGTTGGTATCCTTGGTTACAGCTGTATACGGCTACTGTTCGAGCTGGTTTCCTGGATGTCGTGAAGTCCTGCTCGTACGTTATAATTCCATTCTCAATACTGATTTCCTCACAAAGTTCTGTGCAGGATTACATAACATACAAAACCGCAATCTAAGTTCTAAACTTGATGGCACTAGTATGtatgtcacacacacacaccacacacacacgcacaccacacacacacacacacccacacacacacacccccccacacaacacacacagcaacACGTACCTCTACAAGCACCTTCTGGGCCACTCCACGTTAAGTCATTCTGACACACCCTAACAGTGGCGTTTGCCGGTACCAGGCTGTAGTTGTCATTGCAACTAAGGATAGCAATGGTGCCTACTTGTCTCGAGTTAGGGGTTATCATTCCATTCATTAGTGGGATTTCGGGACagctgcctataattataggaaaatGGTATTGTTCAATAAACTCGCTGAATGAGCAATTAAGACACAGAGATAAATTATTACAACATTATTcatactataatatataattataccttcaaAGTTTGATGTGATTTGTGCTGGCCTACCTTGGCCTGTTATGGAGCATCCAATTGTGTCAATGTCAGCACAGcagtcaccataattatgacaggaGATGTCGCAATAACAGGTGCAGATAGTGTTAAAGCAGGAGCTCTCAGTGATATCACAGCAGCCACTGTAGCCTCTATTCTGGCACCCAGTCGAGCAAAAAcctgaacatgtacagtgagaATATTAGTAGCAATACAATaactttacatgtacacacagtttgtggctattatgtatacatacatgcaacTGAGCACTCTGCTATTATGTACAACTACACAAACACTATTTGCACTGTACCTTGCTGGGTGTATGCAGGACGCTGGTCACCTTGACGACGAGCACGTTTGTGAAGATGATTCTTGCTAGCTGACACCAAATGAACAACTAACAGGGCAGCTAGTGCAACTTTGACAAAGGCAGTCATGTTTGTATTCAAGAGAAGAGATGAGAATGAACTGGAATATTCTGGACTTGGCTTTTGAGCACAGTTCACAGAGAGGAAATGGAGGGTGTTAGACTGAAAGTTATACACTGAATTGTTGCTCTATATCAACTGTTGGTttatctagctagcttgtCATTGTTTTTGCCAGCAACCACAATTTACTCCCAGCACCTATCACTGTGTATACACAGCTTGAGCTGCTTGTTGTGTTACTCTGTGAATGCTAACAGGGTAAGTCAACTGACAATAGTAAAGAAAAGCAATGAACCATATTGTAAAAAAATATCGtattccataattatagctattctCTTATTATTGTATACTTCGATCATACAGTAGCACAAATAATTTGTACGATCGATGTAACTGATCCAATCAAGGGGGGAGGCCGGGGGGACAGATCATGTAAaagttatattattattattactataattatggtaccatTATGACCTTGAATTCAGATTCATGcgatataattttatttatttatagcCAAAAATTGAGTGAGGAAAGAGAgtcgtgataattattatagaaatcATTTTACAGATTTAAAGGTGTCATGTGACAGTCATGTGATTCAGAAACAAACCCCCATCAGACAAGCATCTTCTTCTCTGGTGACTGCTGGTGGGCTAGATATAGGAACCCAATGCTTGTCAGGGCACTCACCTGTGCGTAGGTATAGGGAAGTAGCCGTCATATCTGAACTATCGTACGTGTATATAAAAGGAATGGGATTATCGCATATAGGGGGGAAACTGGAACTGGTAGTATTGAGATGTATATTGCTATAAGTACAAAGGTCATATTCTTGTATAAGATGGGCACACATGCATACCGTATATGTACAAGTGCTTGTGACTGTGTAAATGCATGAACTCACTAAGAATATGACATCGAACCAGCGATGATAGAAACTGAACTCCAAGTCCCCCAATACAGCACTGATAATAGACCTAGCCAAGCATagaataaattattatatatccCTCGCTCAGTATTATATGCAGGGCTGCATTTATAGGGGAAACTAGGCAGAGACTAAATCCGGCTCTCAAACTAGAATTCTGGTGATAGTCTATACTACATGTTACCTGTACTCCTCGGGCATGTTCATCCGCATCAGTAGAACTGACGATACAAAGTACATACCCTATAAGAGCGGAGAAATGGATGCCTACACGTGTATAGGGTTGTGGGTGATCAAGACTCACCATGATCTCGGCTAGACACAGCACAATGATTGTGGAGGACTTTGTGCTGGCTATGGCGTAGAAGAACTGCAGGGAGAAGACCCCACCATTAATGCAAGACAGCTGTGGTGAATCACAGAAGCTAATCCACCACTATATAGACTAtagcaaagtacatgtataaggcaTTCGAATACACAGGCAGTGACGTTTACGTATTAAGCAAGCACTAACATAggttgtatgtacagtacccAGAGCAGAGGAATAAACAGGAAGTTAACATCACACTCTATATATTCTATTGCATATATTGGTTACATCAGACTAATTAAGGCTTTAAAGCTGTATATTATGGAGATGAGACAAGCAGTAACTAACTTTAGTGAGACTGATGAGTAGTCCTCGTACAGACGTGATGACAATGATCCCAACCAGGATGAAGGACACGTGTTGAGACCAGAACTCAACCTGTATAGTAGTAAGCGCACAAGCCATGAGTACATGGACACTAAATACGTCATGTGAAGAAGGCGTGGTGTGATCACTCACATCCACTTGGATCCCCAGCCAGTTCACTGTTATAGACAGGCCACGAGTGACAGGGTCTGAAAATAGACGTACTGACTGTAAAAGCTTTGCACATTTTCACGTGTGTATAAGAATTGAAGCTGAACttagccaataattatactaaagtacacatgcagtggcgTATATTTAACCTAAACAGTTGTTGTACATAGATACTCACCTACTTTACCAACTCTGTCGAATATGATATTAATAGTGCACTGCAAGTACAGGGAAGCATATGacacacagtgtacatgtatgtggagGGTATACACTGACTTACGATAAATATCTTGTACATGCAATATATTGAAAAGAAGTGCCCAATGAAATCGTAGTATCTTCCTTTAAGTGTCTTTGCGTACACCATTCTTTCCTGTGAGGAGAACATAACTTTCTCTATCTCTAGGTTATCACtgatttaaacacaccattagaTAGACATtacaaagggctacaaaatgcatttatAATTGCGCTGGTACACTATcgaaactcaagttatgacgaCTCAAATTTGTACTATCAATTGCATATTCAATTAATTGTCAGCAAGCAACATAGGTTTGTATGAACAACTAAATTTCACGATTCTAATTGTACCTTAACAGAATGGAGATCCACATACTCTAAGAACAGCTGACTCTTGAGTTCGTCCAGTGCTCCCACCTCTTTTTGTAGGGCACCAATGTCTGTCACCATAGTCAAGGAAACAACTCGCACtccatgataataattattatgctccaCAGACTATAATAGAGTGGAATCACGTACAATGTAATGTACAAAGGAATGTTTTGCAGAGAAAgctcccataattatatgcctaAAAGTGGACTTGCTAATCTAGCAGATGGACAACCGTGTTCAAATGATGGTCAGGGGATACTTTCCGAGGTACCCGAGAACTTTCCACTGAACACACTCCACATCTTCCTCATGCTGCTCTGTTTGTTGCCAGACTGGTCCTCGTGGAACTGGAGGCtgcaaaaaaaaaaagaaaaactgACTCGTACTgctccataattattgcctgaGGACTTACCTTTGCTTTTGTGCAGCTGCTATTCTGTAAGCGAAAAAAACAATCAGCATCAGCCATGCATACAAAAGTGACAGTACCATTATATGCGTTATGGCTATTCGATAACTATCAAAGTGATTTCCCGTCTTCTTTAAAATCCCGATTGAGAGGCACTAACTAAGTAAAGTAGTGCCAGTACTCACCTCTTCTTCTTTGAGATGATCATGTCCATTGTCTGGAGCAATCTCTTCTCTTGGTTTTGTACATCACCATCAGTCACATTTCTGTGGTGAGGATTAGCtatcaaaaacaggcccatttcGGAAAAACCAAGAAAAGAAAAGCcagcgaaggaggctagctagaGATAGAAGAGCCATTACCTCATAAAGTAAGCCATGTAGGTGTAAGGTGCGTTGACTGCTCCAAACCCTGAGAGCACAGCCATCATCGTGACACCGATCACGCCCACTCTACTGATCAGCTGCTCAATCGAGAATATGCCTGCACAACATGTAGAATGTCATCACATGATCTCtattgtgtgggtggagtgagAGAGTTCGTACCGTGCTTGGCACTGAGAATGGGGAATGGGTCTCCGAGTTTCCAGAACAGGTATAAGAACAACGCCCACATTCCCAGCGACAGGAACCTCGCAACTCTTCTTCTTGAGACTGTCAGAAGAATTAATAGATAATTTAAACTACTAGAGTAGGATAACCTCTACACTAGAAATAAAGGAAATATAGACGTGTAACATAACATAGCGAGGCTGTCATTGTCTAGTAGGGGACGGAAACACATTGTCTTTTGTATTAATCCCTTAAACCAAATGGTGAATTTCCATACGAGTAGAGCAtaaaataatatataattatagaacagcATAAATAAAGTTGTACAGTTTATTATATGATTACAGTAGAGCATACAAAGTGTGCTACAGCTGCCCTCACCTATTCTGATGTTGTCCACCATAAGAAGAGCAACGTAGAACGGAATGATAAAAATGACAGTGATTAACATACAGTAGAGATTGAGCTGCCAATGGAAGTACCGGGAACTGAAGAAAGAAACAACATCACCATTATAACAACGGTCACCATTAACAACGGGAAATTATGTTATAAATATCCATACCTTGCATCTAATAATCCGCCGATTTCAAAGATGATCAACTCAAACATCGTACACGAGAGTGCAAAGATTACAGAGAATATAATTTGTACGACCATATTATGAATCTGTGGATTATATAGGAAGCGTTATTATGTTAATTATGTGTGTAAAAATATCATATCTCGTCAAGCACCTCAAAATTCTTGAACAGTTTCCTCATGAAGAAAATCCATCCGCCCCCGAAGAACAGCACCTACAGTCACCCACACAGCTCAAGCAACTAGTATAGAACTGTATTGTTATCCACACTCACCTGTGTGCCGAACATTATAGCCGTGTCTGCAATAAACCCAATCCCCATCTTTTCTCTCTCTTTCTTGCTTCAGCTTCTAGATGGAGAACATGTTGTCTGACCTTATGAACCATC of Halichondria panicea chromosome 9, odHalPani1.1, whole genome shotgun sequence contains these proteins:
- the LOC135341715 gene encoding keratin-associated protein 10-4-like isoform X2, which codes for MTAFVKVALAALLVVHLVSASKNHLHKRARRQGDQRPAYTQQGFCSTGCQNRGYSGCCDITESSCFNTICTCYCDISCHNYGDCCADIDTIGCSITGQGSCPEIPLMNGMITPNSRQVGTIAILSCNDNYSLVPANATVRVCQNDLTWSGPEGACRELCEEISIENGIITYEQDFTTSRKPARTVAVYSCNQGYQLNGLEKRVCQGSSGWSGTISPQCNVFSCMIAFPGTGCAPSIGSPLLGESPNPRCSCHPSCITTNDDCCEDIGCVPPTCQLAGLSQGCCSWVDQNGEEPAGCYVSGRNGNPPCYCDSGCALFNDCCSDVPEPPPTCTPSAAQQSRVRGQSVRTYPFGRAQLARGGRRTQASMEDQAARNMASELMSMSQEQSDKRDRWVAITKELEAIQKKKY
- the LOC135341715 gene encoding sushi, von Willebrand factor type A, EGF and pentraxin domain-containing protein 1-like isoform X1, producing MTAFVKVALAALLVVHLVSASKNHLHKRARRQGDQRPAYTQQGFCSTGCQNRGYSGCCDITESSCFNTICTCYCDISCHNYGDCCADIDTIGCSITGQGRPAQITSNFEGSCPEIPLMNGMITPNSRQVGTIAILSCNDNYSLVPANATVRVCQNDLTWSGPEGACRELCEEISIENGIITYEQDFTTSRKPARTVAVYSCNQGYQLNGLEKRVCQGSSGWSGTISPQCNVFSCMIAFPGTGCAPSIGSPLLGESPNPRCSCHPSCITTNDDCCEDIGCVPPTCQLAGLSQGCCSWVDQNGEEPAGCYVSGRNGNPPCYCDSGCALFNDCCSDVPEPPPTCTPSAAQQSRVRGQSVRTYPFGRAQLARGGRRTQASMEDQAARNMASELMSMSQEQSDKRDRWVAITKELEAIQKKKY
- the LOC135341713 gene encoding Golgi pH regulator-like, whose amino-acid sequence is MGIGFIADTAIMFGTQVLFFGGGWIFFMRKLFKNFEIHNMVVQIIFSVIFALSCTMFELIIFEIGGLLDASSRYFHWQLNLYCMLITVIFIIPFYVALLMVDNIRIVSRRRVARFLSLGMWALFLYLFWKLGDPFPILSAKHGIFSIEQLISRVGVIGVTMMAVLSGFGAVNAPYTYMAYFMRNVTDGDVQNQEKRLLQTMDMIISKKKRIAAAQKQSLQFHEDQSGNKQSSMRKMWSVFSGKFSGTSENIGALQKEVGALDELKSQLFLEYVDLHSVKERMVYAKTLKGRYYDFIGHFFSIYCMYKIFICTINIIFDRVGKVDPVTRGLSITVNWLGIQVDVEFWSQHVSFILVGIIVITSVRGLLISLTKFFYAIASTKSSTIIVLCLAEIMGMYFVSSVLLMRMNMPEEYRSIISAVLGDLEFSFYHRWFDVIFLVSALTSIGFLYLAHQQSPEKKMLV